Within Mongoliitalea daihaiensis, the genomic segment TACCTTTAAATCCTTTTCGAGAAAGCAACAGTTCTGGTTGAAATCCGAAGTATTTACCTAGAGGAATCCCTACAAACAGACCGCCGGCAAATCCAGTTTTGGCATCTGCTCTGAAATCTTGACCTTGCGCATCCCATACGTTAGAACGATTCAGGCCCACTTTCAATCCTGCTGTAATCCGTTCCCTGTTGTCATTACCAGAAGTTTGAGCGGTGGACTCCAATACTAAACAGCCCATACATACCCCGAGTATTAAAAGTATCTTCTTCATAATCAGCGTTCGTTTTCAGGTGTTTTAATAAAATCACTGATTGCATTACCCAAATCTTCAAAATCTTGATTCACCTCCGCTTTAAACTTCAGCCAATCACTTCTCCTCGAATTATCAAAAGCCTCCACTCGCTTTTTTAAATCCTTATTTCGATTTTCAAAAAGTCTAATTTCAGCAGCAAAATCACTGCTAGACGATTTCTTTTCTTCTATTATTTTTGATTTTAACTCAGAAATAAATTGATTATTCTTTTCTACTTTGAGTTGAGTCTCATTTTTAAAGTTTTCAAACTCTAAAATAAAATCTCTTTCCTTGATAAGTAAAGCAACTTCAGCATTGATTTTGGCTAACCTCAGCCTTTCCTTTTCTTGTTCACTTTTTTCTGATGATTGTGAGCAGCTTGCAAGCAGCAATACTATTACTAGAAATAAGGGCAACCTTTGAACAACATTATTTTTCATGGCTCTCTTTATATAAGCAGTAATTCGTTTTACTGAGAGGTCAAAGTTCGCCCAAGTACTTCATAGAACTGTTATATAATTATTTCAAAAAGTGTCGTATTTATCTGATTAAACAAGTAGCATGCATATTTGAGATAAAAATGATTTAAATTTTCTCCAACTCTATCCGTTTTCTGTATTGCCTTAGCTGTTTAAAATAACTTGGCGTCAGACCAGTTAATTTTTTGAATTGAGCGGAAAAATGGGCCACACTCCTGTAGTGCATCAGGCAAGTGATTTCCTTGATGCTTAACTCATCATAAAGCAATAACTCTTTGATTCTTTCAACTTTGTGATGAATCACAAATTGCTCTATAGTTAGTCCCTTTACTTCAGAAAAAAGACTAGATAAATATTTATAATCCATACCTAACTTTTCCGAGATCACAGAGGAAAAATTCAATTTTGGTGTCTCTTCCGAGTAATGTACCATTTCAATAATGTGATTTTTGATTTGCTCAATCAGCTGGGATTTCTTATCATCCATTAATTCTAAACCTGATTTTAGCAGAGCCGCCGCAAACTTCTCTCTATTTTGTTCGCTAATCTTTCCCAAAAATTCAACAACTCCCAAATCTATTGCAACCTTTTCTATTCCTATATTTTTCAATTCCTCTCTTACCAACATTTTGCATCTCAAGCTAACCATGTATTTGATGTATAGTTTCATAAGAAAATATTAGAGTTTTAGTTATACTAAATGACAGCAATTTGTAAGGTGAAATGAACTACCTATTTTTTTGTAATCATTTGAAAATCAATGTAAATATACATTTCATATATTCAATAGTACTCACTTGATTAATTAAGTAATCAACTCCCTAATCTACAAAATACCCAAGTGATTTGTTGGAGGAATGAACGTCAGTCATTGGTAATATAACTAAATTTCTCCAAATGTATATACAGGTTGATGTCTCTATTTCCATCAGTTTAATCAATACGAAAAAATACCTTAAGAATTAATTTTTTGGCTTCTGCAATAACTTCTTCGGGGTACCCTGATTGCTCTAGTATCCTAATAGCATTACTTGTTTTTAATGGACCTTCTTTTAAGGTATGGTCAAAGTGAAGTTTATTTTCGTTAATTGTTTCTGTGAAATGATA encodes:
- a CDS encoding helix-turn-helix domain-containing protein, translated to MKNIGIEKVAIDLGVVEFLGKISEQNREKFAAALLKSGLELMDDKKSQLIEQIKNHIIEMVHYSEETPKLNFSSVISEKLGMDYKYLSSLFSEVKGLTIEQFVIHHKVERIKELLLYDELSIKEITCLMHYRSVAHFSAQFKKLTGLTPSYFKQLRQYRKRIELEKI